Proteins co-encoded in one Candidatus Methanomethylicota archaeon genomic window:
- a CDS encoding type II toxin-antitoxin system CcdA family antitoxin — protein sequence MGEYVTVSVRVKRELLDEARRLNINVSELIRGALENEVRRRRLMLLEEKLKAKKSILEKIDVDMVVRLIREDRGRLEK from the coding sequence ATGGGTGAATACGTTACTGTTTCCGTTAGAGTTAAGAGGGAATTGTTGGATGAAGCTAGGAGGCTTAACATAAATGTTTCTGAGCTTATTAGGGGTGCGCTTGAAAATGAAGTTCGTAGGCGCAGGTTAATGTTGCTTGAAGAGAAGTTGAAGGCTAAGAAGTCTATTCTCGAAAAGATCGACGTTGACATGGTTGTAAGGCTCATTAGGGAGGATAGAGGGAGATTGGAAAAGTAA
- a CDS encoding VapB-type antitoxin gives MGRVLEEFVWRIKIRKFIKRWNRLLRDVKPSGKGFSVGSVREDRENH, from the coding sequence ATGGGGAGGGTTTTGGAGGAGTTTGTTTGGAGAATTAAGATTAGGAAGTTTATTAAGAGATGGAATAGGCTCCTCAGGGATGTGAAGCCTAGTGGGAAGGGGTTTTCAGTGGGAAGTGTAAGGGAGGATCGTGAAAATCATTAA